Within Pseudomonas alloputida, the genomic segment CGCCGGTGGTTTACCTGTACCTGGACCGCCTGCGCCACCGTTTCAACCGTTGGCGCGGCGTGCGTACCGACGCCGCTCTGGAAACCCCGCTATGACTTTTGCCCAGACCCCACTTCACCGTGCCCTGCAAGCACTGACCCGTGGCCGTGGCTCGCGCCTGCTCGGTGCCGGGTTGTGCGTGGCCTTGCTCAGTGCCTGTACCCTGAGCCCCGACTACCACCGCCCTGAGCTGAACAGCACGGCGGCGCAGTTCAAGCACGCCGAAGGCTGGACCCAGGCCTCGCCGTCCGACGCCATCGCCCGCGGCGCCTGGTGGGAAATCTACGGCGATGCTGGGCTCAATGCGCTGGTCGAAGAGCTCAACCGCAGCAACCAGACCGTGGCGCAATCAGAAGCCCAGTATCGCCAGGCCCAGGCGCTGGTGCGCAGCAGCCGTGCGGCGCTGTTCCCCAGCCTGGACCTGAGCACCAGCAAGAACCGCTCGGCGCAGGGCACCGGCAGCTCCAGTTCCAGCCTGTCCAATAACAGCAGCGGCATTCGCAACACCTACAACGCGCAGTTGGGCGTGAGCTGGGAGATCGACCTGTGGGGCAAGCTGCGCGAAACCCTGAATGCCAACGAGGCCAGTGCCGAAGCCAGTTTCGCCGACCTTGCGTCGATCCGCTTGAGCCAACAGTCGGAACTGGTGCAGAACTACCTGCAATTGCGGGTGATCGATGAGCAGAAGCGCTTGCTGGAAGCCACCGTGGCGGCTTATGAGCGCTCGCTGCGAATGAACGAAAACCAGTACCGCGCCGGTGTCGCCGGCCCGGATGCCGTGGCCCAGGCCCGTACGCAGCTCAAAAGTACCCAGGCTGACCTGATTGACCTGATCTGGCAGCGTGCGCAGTTCGAAAACGCCATCGCCGTGCTGCTGGGCAAGGCTCCGGCCGACTTCGCCCTGGCCGACAGCAAGGCGATTCCCGCGTTGCCGCAAATACCGGTTTCGCTGCCTTCGCAGCTGCTGGAGCGGCGCCCGGACATCGCTGCAGCCGAACGCAACGTGATGGCGGCCAACGCCAACATCGGGGTGTCGCGGGCAGCCTATTTCCCGGACCTCAGCCTGA encodes:
- a CDS encoding efflux transporter outer membrane subunit; the encoded protein is MTFAQTPLHRALQALTRGRGSRLLGAGLCVALLSACTLSPDYHRPELNSTAAQFKHAEGWTQASPSDAIARGAWWEIYGDAGLNALVEELNRSNQTVAQSEAQYRQAQALVRSSRAALFPSLDLSTSKNRSAQGTGSSSSSLSNNSSGIRNTYNAQLGVSWEIDLWGKLRETLNANEASAEASFADLASIRLSQQSELVQNYLQLRVIDEQKRLLEATVAAYERSLRMNENQYRAGVAGPDAVAQARTQLKSTQADLIDLIWQRAQFENAIAVLLGKAPADFALADSKAIPALPQIPVSLPSQLLERRPDIAAAERNVMAANANIGVSRAAYFPDLSLSMSGGYSSSSFSNWIELPNRYWSVGPQLALTLFDAGKRSAEVDRTVAVYDQTVAQYRQTVLDGFREVENLLVQLKVYGDEAVVRQEALDAARESLRLTENQYRAGLIGYLDVVNVQTTALSNERSVLNLLQGRLVASVQLVAALGGGWDAEQAFAEQN